AAAGGAGAACTGGCGCAGACCAAAAGGCATAGACAACAAAATGCGGAGAAAAATTAAGGGGTGGCCTGCCACTGTAAATGTTGGATACAGAGGACCGAAAGCTGCTAGGGGGCTCCATCCATCAGGTTATGAAGAGGTTTTAGTGCATAATGTTGATGAACTTAAGAAGGTGAACCCTAAAACTCAAGCCGTGCGGATTGCCCACACCGTTGGTAGAAGAATTAGATTACAAATTCTTGCGGAGGCAAGGAAGAAGAAAATAACAGTTTTGAACGTGGGAGTTAAGGAAGAGGAAAAGAAGAAGGAAGTGGAGAAAGCCGAAGCTGAAGGAGAGAAAGAGACTGGAAAAGAGGCTGAGGAGGAAGAAAAAGAAAAGCCAGTTGAAGCGAAACCCAAAAGGAAAAGGACAAAGAAAAGCGAAGGAGGAGAGAAA
This sequence is a window from Candidatus Bathyarchaeia archaeon. Protein-coding genes within it:
- a CDS encoding 50S ribosomal protein L32e; its protein translation is MKEQNVATVEKALKIRTKLKKKKPDFVRQESWRYDRLKENWRRPKGIDNKMRRKIKGWPATVNVGYRGPKAARGLHPSGYEEVLVHNVDELKKVNPKTQAVRIAHTVGRRIRLQILAEARKKKITVLNVGVKEEEKKKEVEKAEAEGEKETGKEAEEEEKEKPVEAKPKRKRTKKSEGGEKEQ